In Pseudomonas sp. FP1742, the DNA window CGGCTTTGCTCGCCCGTGGCTGCGAGGTGCGGGCGGTGGCGCGTAACGCCGAGACCGCCGCGCAATTGCCATGGATCAACGCCGTGGAATTCGTGGCAGCGGATATTCATGCCGCCGACCTGGACTGCGCCGCGCTGACCGATGGCGTCGATGCCTTGGCGCATCTCGCCTGGCCGGGGTTGCCGAATTATCAGGCGCTGTTTCACTTCGAGCACAACCTGATGGCCGATTACCGCTTCATCAAGGGCGCGGTCGAGGCGGGCGTGTCGCAGGTGTTGGTCACCGGCACCTGTTTCGAATACGGCCTGCAGAGCGGGCCGCTCAGCGAGCAGACCGAGGCGCGGCCAAGTAACCCTTACGGGCTGGCCAAGAACACTTTGCGTCTGTTCCTCGAAAACCTGCAGCGCCAACAGCCCTTCACCCTGCAATGGGCGCGGCTGTTCTACCTGCACGGGGAAGGGCAGAACCCCAACAGTTTGCTGGCGGCGCTGGACCGGGCAATCGACGCCGGGGACGACAGCTTCAACATGTCGGCCGGCGAGCAGTTACGCGATTACCTGGCGATCGACACGGCCGCCGATTACCTCGCCGCGATCCTGCAACAGCGCGAATTCGATGGCGTGATCAATTGCTCCAGCGGCCAGCCGGTATCGGTCAGGGCGCTGGTCGAGCAGCGGCTGCGTGAACGTGGCGCGTCGATCCGTTTGAACCTGGGCCATTACCCATACCCGACCCATGAACCGATGGCGTTCTGGGGTGTGGCGGACCGCTTGCAACAGCTACTGGGAGCAGAGCATGAGGCATGAGTTGTATCGGGTCGCCGACCTGCCGGTGTTGCAGAACCGTACCTTTGCCGACCCGGAGTCGGCCAGGGCATCGGCCAGCGCCGACATGCTGTTGGTGCAGGACGAGACGAGCGGGCTGATCTTCAATCAGGCCTTTGACGCCGACAAGCTCAGCTACGACGCCGACTATCAGAACGAGCAGGCGCATTCCGGCCAGTTCCAGAAGCACCTGAGCGATGTCGAAGGAATCATTGCCCGTCACTTCAAGGGGCAGGAGCTGATCGAAGTCGGCTGCGGCAAAGGCTACTTTCTTGAGCTGCTCAAAGGCCGGGGCTACGCCATTACCGGCATCGACCCGGCCTACGAAGGCGACAACGCCGACGTGATCAAGGCGCCGTTCACCCGCGGCCTGGGGCTGTCGGCGGACGCTATCGTGCTGCGGCATGTGCTGGAGCATATCCAGGACCCGGTGAGTTTTCTCGCCGAGATGGCCGAGGCCAATCAGGGCGGGCAGATCTACATCGAAGTGCCGTGCTTCGACTGGATTCTCGAGCACCGCGCCTGGTTCGACCTGTTCTACGAACACGTCAATTATTTCCGCCTCGATGACCTGCGCCGGATGTTCGGCACTGTACACGAGGCCGGTCACCTGTTCGGTGGCCAATACCTGTACATCGTCGCCGACCTGGCCACGCTGCGCCTGACGCCGGAACAACCGGTGCCGCGCCTGGCATTGCCGGACGGTTTCACCAGCAGCCTTGAGCGTGCGGTGCAGATCATTCAAGCAGCGCCCGAGCAAGGCTCGGCGATCTGGGGCGCCTCGTCCAAAGGCGTGATTTATTCGTTGTTCCTGCAACGCGCGGGCGTGGCGGTGGATCGCGTGGTGGATATCAACCCGGCCAAGCAGGGCCGGTATCTGCCCCTGAGCGGCGTGCGGGTGTCCTCGCCGCAAGAGGCCATGGATGCCTTGCCCGAAGGCGCCAATCTGTTTGTGATGAACTCCAACTACCTCGAAGAAATCAGGCGGATGACCGGTGGACGCTACGTCTATCACGCCGTCGACAGCGCTTCGTTCCAGTGACTATTGAGATTCTAAAATGACCGACAACACCATCAATAAAGCCTTCGAAGCCGAATGCCGGGAACAGATCGCCCAGCAGGGTGACGACCAGAAACTCACCGGCCTGGCCCGGGATTTCTTCAACGAATCGGCCAAACACAAGTACAGCTACCACTTCTCGTGGATGGGCCGTCCGATCATCCAGCTGCCGCAAGACATGATGGCGATGCAGGAAATCATCTGGCAGGTCAAACCGGACCTGGTCATCGAATGTGGCATCGCCCACGGCGGCTCGATCATTTACTACGCCTCCTTGCTGGAGCTGCAAGGCCACGGCGAAGTGCTGGGCATCGACCTCGATATCCGTGCACACAACCGCGAAGCCATCGAGAGCCACCCGATGAGCAAGCGTATTTCGATGATCGAAGGTTCGAGCATCGACCCGGCCATCGCCGCCCAAGTGCGTGCTGCCGCTGAAGGCAAGAAAGTCATTCTGGTGCTCGATTCCAATCACACCCACGATCATGTGCTGGAAGAGTTGCGCCTGTACGCACCACTGGTGTCGGTGGACAGCTACTGCGTGGTCATGGACACCGTGGTCGAAGACATGCCAGCCGATTTCTTCCCGGATCGTCCATGGGGCCCGGGCGATAACCCGAAAACCGCGGTGTGGAAGTACCTGGAAGAGAACAAGGACTTCGAGATCGACCAGCAGATGCAAAACAAACTGCTGATCACCGTGGCGCCGGACGGTTATCTGCGTCGCGTTCGTTAATCAAAAACAGCTTCAGGTACTTGGCGATTGGCCGGTTGTGGGGATAGAAAGATGCAGGTTCAAAACAGTGCTCAAAACAACGTTGCGCCGCTGAGCGAGCGGTTCACGGTGGTGGTGATTTCCCACAACCGGAACGCGTTCCTGCGGCGCACCTTGCAGTACTACAAAAACTATCCCTGCACGGTTCTGGTTCTGGACTCGTCCGTCGAGGGTGACGAGAACATGACCCGGGACTTCCCGTCGGTCGACTATCGCCACTTGCCGCAATACACCTATAAGGGGCTACAGGACAAACTCACCTACGGCGTCAATCAGGTCACCACGCCCTACATGGTGTTCGCCGCCGATGACGACTTCCTGTTGCACCGTGCACTAACCGAGTCGGTGGAGTTTCTCGAAGCCAACCCCGACTACGGCCTGTGCCATGGCTACGGGATCATGTACCTGACCCGCGCCACCGAAGTGAACTACTTCCGTCGTGACCGCAAGGTGCACGAGGACTACAACTCGGAGCTGGCCGAAGACCGTGTCGTGCGGTTCATGGACAATTTCCTGCCGCCGTTCTATGCCGTCACTCGTACGGATCTACTGCAACAGTGGTACAGCCTGCTGCCCGCGGGTACCGGTTTCGAATGGCAGGAAATCGGTCACACGTTCTACCTGCTGGCGTGCGCGAAGGCGCGGATCCTGCCGATTCCATTCGCCGTGCGGGAAATGAACTATGGCGCCTCGGACCACAACACCAACGTGTTGACAGTGTTGACCTTCAAGGATGCCAAAAGCGTTGCCGAGCGCGAGCAGTTTGCCGAGTTCCTGGCCTCGATTCCGACGCCACTCAGTGACAAGGGACCGGCCCAGGCCAAGCAAATCGCCCTGGACAGCTTTGCCGCCATGGCCGATTGCCTGATAGAGGGGCGCTCACTCAAGGGCACCATGATTATTCGCTCGGCCTGGCGCGAGGCGGGGGAGGAACCGATTCGTACTTTCGGCCCCGAACAATTCGTCGAAATACCTTTCTACAACAAACCGGTGTTCGACCTGTTGACCGAGTTCGAATTCCTGCTGCACGCGATGCCCGCAGGTCGCCTGCAACTTCAGGAGCTCGAAGGCATTCTGCTCAAGCAGCATGAGCTGATGCGCATTCATCCCAACGACACCGACCGCACTGTGCGTAGCCGTCTGTGGGAGGCCTTGAGCCTGAACGTGTTCAACCGGGCCGTAGTCAAGCGCCTGGCGGAGTCGTTGAAGGACAGCGAAGAACCGGAGGAAGGCCTCAAGCTGCAAGCCTGGGCCGAGCGCCTGGAGGCTATGCCGGGTCAGCAAGACCGCCGGTTGTTCGAGAACATGCCGTCCGGCCGATTGCTCAACTGGCTCGACGCGCGCAACCCGGATGCCGCGCAGCTCAAGGCGATCGCCGCGCATTTGGCCAAACACAACGGTGGCCCGAAATTCGGCATTCTGTTGCTGGATCTGGACGCCGACATGGTCAAGTTGCAGTCGACCTTCGACAGCCTGGTCGGTGGCCACTGCAAAGCGTTCAACCTGGTGGTGTTCACCACCGGTGATTTACCGGCGACCACCACCGTGCGTGACACGGTGCACTTCGTCAAAGTCACTACGACCAATTACGTCGAGCGCATCAACCAGATCGTCGCTCAGTCCGCCGCCGACTGGTTGCTGCTGGCCGAGGCCGGTGACCAGTTCACTGCCAGCGGGTTGCTGCGCGCCAGTCTTGAGCTGACCGGTGCCGAGGGTGTGCGTGCGGTGGCGATGGATGAAATTCAGCGTCAGGCCAACGGTGCTCTGGCGGATGTGTTCCGCCCCGGGGTCAACCTCGACCTGCTGCAAACCGTGCCGTCGCTGATGGCACGGCACTGGTTGATTCAGCGTGATGTGTTGGTTCAGGCCAAAGGTTTCTCGACCGAGTACCCCAAGGCTCTGGAGTTCGATCTGTTGTTGCGTCTGATCGAGAACGGTGGCCTGGCAGGGCTGGCGCATCTGGCCGAACCCCTGCTGATTTGCGATGCCCCGGCAGAGCAGGAAAATGCTCAGGAACGCCAGGCGCTGACCCGCTCTCTGGCGGCGCGTGGCTATCGTGCTCAGGTCAGTTCGGCACTGCCGCTGACTTACCAGATCGACTACCAACACGCCGGGCGACCGCTGGTGTCGATCATTCTCCCGAGCCAGGACAACCTCGAGTCGCTGCAGCGAGCATTGGTCAGCGTACTGCAACGCACCCGCTATCAGCGCCACGAAGTACTGATCGCCGACAATCACAGCCAGTCCGAAGAATTGGCAACCTGGTTGAGCAGCCTTGAAGGCAAGGGAGATCGTATCCGCGTCCTGCGCAGCGGTCAGCGCTTGACGACATCGGCACTGAACAACTTCGCGTGCGCCGAAGCCAAGGGTGATTATCTGGTGCTGTTGTCGGTCGACTCCGAAGTGGTCAACGCCAACTGGCTCGAGAGTCTGGTCAACCAGGCCCAGCGTCCGGAAGTCGGCATCGTTGGCGCCAAACTGATGGACATTCGTGGTGTCACCACCCAGGCCGGGTTGGTCCTGGGTTTGAATGGCGATATCGGCTCGGTGTTTGTCGGCGAGCGTAAAGACGCCAAGGGCTACCTCAATGGCCATCAAGTGGAGCAGAACTATTCGGCGGTGTCCGGTGCGTGCCTGATGATTCGCAAGGATCTGTATGAGGCGATCGGGGGGCTGGATGAAGAGCATTTCGACGAAGCCTTCGCGGATATCGACCTGTGCCTGAAAGTCGCCGATGCCGGTTACCTGACTGTCTGGACGCCGCAAGCGCAGCTGTTGCACCCGGGCGTATTGCCTGATGCACCACAGGCCCGTGCGGCCCTGCGTGACAAATGGCACGCCCGCTTCGAACAGGATTCAGCCTGTAACCAGAACCTGGCCTTGACCGGCAAGGGCTTTACTCTCGGCGAACCGACCAGCGTGAACTGGGCGCAGTTGCTCGCATAAGCCTGGCTGACAGGTAAAAGGACTCAAGGCATGTTCAACGGTAAATCGATTTTCATCTCTGGCGGCACCGGTTCGTTCGGGCGCAATTTCATCCGTCGGTTGCTGGAGCAATACCAGCCCAAGCGGGTGGTGGTGTTTTCCCGCGATGAGCTCAAGCAGTATGAGATGCAGCAGACGTTCAACGCGCCATGCATGCGTTACTTCATCGGTGATGTGCGCGACGCCGACCGTTTGCGTCAGGCCAT includes these proteins:
- a CDS encoding NAD(P)-dependent oxidoreductase; the encoded protein is MKVLVTGATGFVGRHLVAALLARGCEVRAVARNAETAAQLPWINAVEFVAADIHAADLDCAALTDGVDALAHLAWPGLPNYQALFHFEHNLMADYRFIKGAVEAGVSQVLVTGTCFEYGLQSGPLSEQTEARPSNPYGLAKNTLRLFLENLQRQQPFTLQWARLFYLHGEGQNPNSLLAALDRAIDAGDDSFNMSAGEQLRDYLAIDTAADYLAAILQQREFDGVINCSSGQPVSVRALVEQRLRERGASIRLNLGHYPYPTHEPMAFWGVADRLQQLLGAEHEA
- a CDS encoding class I SAM-dependent methyltransferase; the protein is MRHELYRVADLPVLQNRTFADPESARASASADMLLVQDETSGLIFNQAFDADKLSYDADYQNEQAHSGQFQKHLSDVEGIIARHFKGQELIEVGCGKGYFLELLKGRGYAITGIDPAYEGDNADVIKAPFTRGLGLSADAIVLRHVLEHIQDPVSFLAEMAEANQGGQIYIEVPCFDWILEHRAWFDLFYEHVNYFRLDDLRRMFGTVHEAGHLFGGQYLYIVADLATLRLTPEQPVPRLALPDGFTSSLERAVQIIQAAPEQGSAIWGASSKGVIYSLFLQRAGVAVDRVVDINPAKQGRYLPLSGVRVSSPQEAMDALPEGANLFVMNSNYLEEIRRMTGGRYVYHAVDSASFQ
- a CDS encoding cephalosporin hydroxylase family protein, producing MTDNTINKAFEAECREQIAQQGDDQKLTGLARDFFNESAKHKYSYHFSWMGRPIIQLPQDMMAMQEIIWQVKPDLVIECGIAHGGSIIYYASLLELQGHGEVLGIDLDIRAHNREAIESHPMSKRISMIEGSSIDPAIAAQVRAAAEGKKVILVLDSNHTHDHVLEELRLYAPLVSVDSYCVVMDTVVEDMPADFFPDRPWGPGDNPKTAVWKYLEENKDFEIDQQMQNKLLITVAPDGYLRRVR
- a CDS encoding TIGR00180 family glycosyltransferase → MQVQNSAQNNVAPLSERFTVVVISHNRNAFLRRTLQYYKNYPCTVLVLDSSVEGDENMTRDFPSVDYRHLPQYTYKGLQDKLTYGVNQVTTPYMVFAADDDFLLHRALTESVEFLEANPDYGLCHGYGIMYLTRATEVNYFRRDRKVHEDYNSELAEDRVVRFMDNFLPPFYAVTRTDLLQQWYSLLPAGTGFEWQEIGHTFYLLACAKARILPIPFAVREMNYGASDHNTNVLTVLTFKDAKSVAEREQFAEFLASIPTPLSDKGPAQAKQIALDSFAAMADCLIEGRSLKGTMIIRSAWREAGEEPIRTFGPEQFVEIPFYNKPVFDLLTEFEFLLHAMPAGRLQLQELEGILLKQHELMRIHPNDTDRTVRSRLWEALSLNVFNRAVVKRLAESLKDSEEPEEGLKLQAWAERLEAMPGQQDRRLFENMPSGRLLNWLDARNPDAAQLKAIAAHLAKHNGGPKFGILLLDLDADMVKLQSTFDSLVGGHCKAFNLVVFTTGDLPATTTVRDTVHFVKVTTTNYVERINQIVAQSAADWLLLAEAGDQFTASGLLRASLELTGAEGVRAVAMDEIQRQANGALADVFRPGVNLDLLQTVPSLMARHWLIQRDVLVQAKGFSTEYPKALEFDLLLRLIENGGLAGLAHLAEPLLICDAPAEQENAQERQALTRSLAARGYRAQVSSALPLTYQIDYQHAGRPLVSIILPSQDNLESLQRALVSVLQRTRYQRHEVLIADNHSQSEELATWLSSLEGKGDRIRVLRSGQRLTTSALNNFACAEAKGDYLVLLSVDSEVVNANWLESLVNQAQRPEVGIVGAKLMDIRGVTTQAGLVLGLNGDIGSVFVGERKDAKGYLNGHQVEQNYSAVSGACLMIRKDLYEAIGGLDEEHFDEAFADIDLCLKVADAGYLTVWTPQAQLLHPGVLPDAPQARAALRDKWHARFEQDSACNQNLALTGKGFTLGEPTSVNWAQLLA